The genomic DNA ATGTTttagcatgcgagctacttacaaaatgctAAACATCGCGCAGGGACCGTAGCTGCTGGCAGCCTCAGGCACCCTcccaaatgttcatcagtcatggtggaacaTATTTGGACTTCAGAATCTTCATGTAGGAACAGGCTGACTCGCATAAATGtatgaaagtgatctgtttttgtctccttacttggtcccgctccctcattcatttcgATGACCAGAAGCTTTAGCGAtagcttaaaatcagaggtaattggctgaatagcttagcgccTCTGcctggctgccctgtatgtcaatcaagtgacgggactgctgataggctgaTAGTTTAATGTCAGGCCGCGATCGACCGCTACTACCTCCGCGATCGACCGCTACTGCCTCCGCGATCGACCGCTACTGCCTCCGCGATCGACCGCTACTACCACCGCGATCGACGTGATGAGCACcccctggtgtgtgtgaagggtgcTCCGCTAGCCTATCTTGGAATCTACACATTTCATCACACATAATCATTTGTGGATGCtgatttccatgacaacagggaCCAGGTTCAGTTTAAGGGGGTCGTCTCGTCCCGCTGCTGATCCCAACCACAGGTGTCCTCAGTGCGTTCCCAGGGGAACGCCTCAAAGGGGAGCCGGCATGTCCAGGCCAGCTGAAGGTCCGGGGCTGGAAGGAGGAGCGGAGAACATTGCTGTCGACACCCCGTCTCACCCTCCACTCCCAAGGCCTCGTCTACACTGGCACGGATGGAAGGAGCCACATGATCTCTAGATCACACGTCGGTTCATCACTGAGATCTACTTCAAGATTAATGATGCAGATTAGTTCAGAGCCTGATCAGAACGTCATGAGCACCAGATCCTGGTGAATACTGGGCAGGAACTTGACAGGAACATCGCTCTCACTTGTTCCTGTCGATGGTCGTGTCTCCACCGTTGGGCCGCCACCTCGGAGGACATTCCCGACTCTGGTGTGTGACAGCTTTGATGGCCGTGCAACAATATGGACGGGGTGAAGACGGAGCTGAGGACGTGTCAGACCCTCAGAGAACATGATGAGCTCCCTGACATGCCACAGAGTGGCGTGAACTTTGATTTTGATTGACACATGGGCGTGTTCTTAAATATAACAGCGTTGTGTTGTGATACCTGTAAAACACTAAAGCAGACAGGTGGCTGCTGCCTTTgttgtctccatggtgatgcacgctaggaaccagaggagccttcTGTTCTAGGCTAatgttcctctcctgctggaTCCCTTCCTGCTCTAGTTTTAGCCAATCAGCACCCAGTAAaccacaagccccgcccctccacgAGGCTCCGCTCCTTCTGTTGTCAGCACATCAGGTGACAACCTGTGGAAGGACACGCCTCCACGCTCCGCCAACATACCTTACGTTATCGTGACGTTGGATGTAGATCTTGTGAAAAATTCGCTCAGGTGGCTTCAGGAagtcctccttcatctccatggcaacattcCTGGGCAGCAGACTCATAAGCAGACGCTCctgtgggggggaaggggttgTTGAAACAAGAGGTGTGGGAAGCTTCTGAACTTCAGACTGGGAATTAGAAACGtgcttcctgcagctgtgaggagctCGGTGAAGAAGCTGCTCAGCCTGAAGAGCTCAACACAGCAGAAGAGCAGAATCACAGCTTAGCTGCTCCAAGTGCGTCAAATACAAGCAGAAATTCCTGAAACGTTCCTGCTGAGCAGTGAAGACGCCATCCGAGACCCCAGACTCACAACTTGAGGATCGGAAAAACTGAAATTCCTGTTCTGCtatagaaaacacacagaaacacacttgtTCTTCTATCTCTGTGAGCACTTGAGAGACACACTGAGTGACAAAAAAACCCGACACCTCCTGTCTCCACAATAGGTCcagggaatgctgggaatgctgggaatgctgggaatgGACATCAAACAAGCGATGTGTTCCAGACGGGCACATCCTGTGATCCTGGGAAGAGGGTGCCTGATGACCAGCAGGCTTCTGCTGACGGAGGAGACGGGAACGCCGGCGAGGccggaggctcctggaggccggaGGCCTGGAGccggaggctcctggaggccggaggctcctggaggcccgaggctcctggaggccgaggctcctggaggccggaggctcctggaggccgaggctcctggaggcccgaggctcctggaggcggaggctcctggaggccggaggctcctggaggcccgaggctcctggaggcccgaggctcctggaggcccgaggctcctggaggcccgaggctcctggaggcGGAGGcccgaggctcctggaggcccgaGCTCCTGGAGGCCCGAGTCTTCCTGAGtccggaggctcctggaggccggaggctcctggaggccgaTGCTCCTGGGAGGCGCTTCGGCTCCTGGAGGccggaggctcctggaggccggaggctcctggaggccgcGGCTTCCTGGCCATTTAtccggaggctcctggaggccgtAGGCTCCTGAGGcccgaggctcctggaggccggaggctcctggaggcccgaggctcctggaggcctaggctcctggaggcccgaGGCTCCTGGAGGTCCCGAGGCCCTGGAGGTccgaggctcctggaggcctgaGGCTCCTGGGAGCCCGGGCTCCTGGAGGcccgaggctcctggaggccgtAGGTTGGCGGGAACATCTGCGCTTCATCAGGGGGACGGGAAGtcctggagaaggtggagacgttTCACTCACTGCCTCCACCCTTCCTCTATCCTTCCTCTATCCTTCCTCTAtccttcctccacccttcctctatccttcctccacccttcctctATCCTTCCTCTATCCTTCCTCCACCCTACCTCCCCCCGCcgcccccttccctccctcctgcctccatcCTActcctccacccttcctctatccttcctccacctttcctccctccttcctccacccttccccctccttcctccctccttcctccacctttcctccctccttcctccaacCTTTCCTCTATCCTTCCTCCACCctacctccctccttcctctatCCTTCCTCTAtccttcctccacccttcctccctccctcctccaccctcctccctccttcctccaccttcctctatccttcctccctccttcctctatccttcctccacccttcctctATCCTTCCTCCCCctacctccctccttcctccacccttcctccctccttcctccacccttcctctatccttcctccacccttcctccctccttcctccacccttccttcctccctccttcctccacccttcctctatccttcctccacccttcctccctccttcctccacccttcctccacccttcctccACCATAAAAAGgaaagtagtagtagtattttcCTTTCAGTTGTGGGTTTGCTATAGAACTGAGGAGTCATTGGGGAATCAATACCAACCTCTAGACCCCACCCTCCACCaccttccatcagcctccacagcctccatcagcctccatcagcctccatcagcctccaccagcctccatcagcctccatcagcctccatcagcttcatcagcctccaccagccccatcagcctccaccagcctccatcagcttccatcagcctccaccagcctcatcagcctccaccagcctccatcagcctccatcagcctccatcagcttccatcagcctccaccagcctccatcagcctccacagcctccatcagcctccatcagcctccatcagcctccatccgcttccatcagcctccatcagcctccatccgCTTCCATCcgcttccatcagcctccatcagcctccatcagcctccatccgcttccatcagcctccatcagcctccatcagcttccatccgcttccatcagcctccatcagcctccatccgCTTCCATCcgcttccatcagcctccatcagcctccatcagccccatccgcttccatcagcctccatcagcttccatccgcttccatcagcctccatcagcctccatcagcctccatcagcctccaccagcctccatcagcttcctcagcctccatcagcttccatccgcttccatcagcctccatcagcctccatcagcttcatccgcttccatcagcctccatcagcctccatcagcttccatccgcttccatcagcctccatcagcctccatcagcctccatcagcttcatcagcctccaccagcctccatcagcctccaccagcctccatcagcctccatcagcctccaccagcctccaccagcttccaccagcctccatcagcctccaccagcctccaccagcctccatcagcctccaccagcctccaccagcctccaccagcttccaccagcctccatcagcctccaccagcctccaccagcctccatcagcctccaccagcctccaccagcctccaccagcctccatcatcttccatcagcctccatcatcttccatcagcctccatcatcttccatcagcttccatcagcctccatcagcctccaccagcctccatcagcctccatcagcctccatcagcctccaccagcctccaccacctccatcagcctccatcagcctccatcagcttccatcagcctccatcagcctccatcagcctccatcagcctccaccagccccatcagcctccatcagcctccaccagcctccaccagcctccatcagcctccatcagcttccatcagcctccatcagcctccatcagcctccatcgcctccaccagcctccaccagcttccatcagcctccaccagcctccaccagcctccatcagcctccaccagcttccatcagcctccaccagcctcatcagcctccaccagcctccatcagcctccatcagcctccaccagcctccaccagcttccatcagcctccaccagcctccaccagcctccatcatcttccatcagcctccatcatcttccatcagcctccatcatcttccatcagcttccatcagcctccatcagcctccaccagcctccgccagcctccatcagcctccatcagcctccatcagcctccatcagcctccatcagctccaccagcctccaccagcctccatcagcctccatcagcctccaccagcctccaccagcctccatcatctccatcagcctccatcatcttccatcagcctccatcatcttccatcagcttccatcagcctccatcacctccatcagcctccacagcctccaccagcctcccagcctccatcagcctccatcagcctccatcagcctccatcagcctccatcagcctccaccacctccatcagcctccatcagcctccatcagcctccaccagcctccaccagcctccatcatcttccatcagcctccatcatcttccatcagcctccatcatcttccatcagcttccatcagcctccatcagctccaccagcctccatcagcctccatcagcctccaccagcctccaccagcttccatcagcctccaccagcctccatcagcctccaccagcctccatcagcctccaccagcctccatcatcctccatcagcctccaccagcctccatcagcctccaccacctccatcagcctccaccagcctccatcagcaccTTCTTGGACAGCTAAAATGTCCCATTTCTGACTCGGTTCCTCAGAACATTTACATTATGGTCTCAGCCTATTTGGCAGGATGCTGTTAAATCCCGATTagatgtgtgtgcacgtgtgtgtttacgtgtgtgtgtgtgtgttgtgtgtgtgtgtgtgtgtgcacgtgtgtgtctggatAAACTGTGACCTTTGCTGGACTAGAGAGGCCATGAAAGCGATCTGCTGGGTAATTACCTGTCAGAAGGGAGCCTGTTAGTgttgcatcatcatcatcttatcGACAAAGCACAGGTGCTAaagcgtgtgcacgtgggcacgtgtgcacgtgggtATGATGAAGGTGTGCACAGCCGTGTTACATACAGGGGATACTTAAATCTGTATTTAATGGCCGAGGCAGGAAGGCCGTGTTAAAGTTAGCAGACTGTTGTAGCAGACTTTGTTGAATGGTTGCATGTGGGTGCACAGAGGGGGCGgaacgtgtgcacgtgtgcacgtgtgcacgtgtacgTGCACCATCGTAATTGTTCTTTCTTTAAATAGCTGCTGTCATAGTTACAGGCTGCCTGTGGCAGGTTGTTCCAACACGCTGGCACCTGAACAAACGCCTCCTCACCTGCTTCTCGTTCTCGTCCTCCAGACGGAGCCGCTCCTCGATGCAGCTCCGAGCCTGCAGGAACACCTTCCTCTGGGTCCGTTCGCCGAGGATCCGCACAAACACCCCCGACAAGTTGACGCTGGCGAAGAGCATCCCATTGGCTGCCAGCTGCACAGGAGCAAGAGCAGACATGTCAAGCTCAGgaagggttagttagggttaggggttaggggttagtggttagggttagagttagagttaggggttagggttagggggttagggttagggggttagagttaggggttagggttaggggttagggttagagttcgggttagggttagagttaggggttagggttaggattagagttagagttggggttagggttaggggttagggttcgggttagggttaggggttaggttagagttaggggttagggttcggattagagttagagttggggttagggttcgggttcgggggttagggttcgggttaggggttaggttagggttagggttaggggttcgggttagggggttagggttaggggttagggttcgggttcgggggttagggttggggttagggttagggttagggttagggttagggttcgggttagggttagggttagggttagcattagggttagggttggggttggggttggggttagggttcgggttcgggatgaaacttttttttgcactggcctactgatcgggatagcaggggagtgcggagggtgagggccccccgGGGGGGAGCTATTAGCCAGGCTCGAGAAGTTCCGGACAGGATAGGGGAGAGAGTTGGATTGCCCAGTCAGAGAAGACTTTGGTGGAATGGCGAGTAGGTATGTGGTTAGGATTGACCTTGGGGTTGGggcaaggg from Takifugu flavidus isolate HTHZ2018 unplaced genomic scaffold, ASM371156v2 ctg672, whole genome shotgun sequence includes the following:
- the LOC130521065 gene encoding adenylate cyclase type 1-like; this translates as MSALAPVQLAANGMLFASVNLSGVFVRILGERTQRKVFLQARSCIEERLRLEDENEKQERLLMSLLPRNVAMEMKEDFLKPPERIFHKIYIQRHDNVSILFADIVGFTSLASP